TAGGTCTGTAGGAAAATGGGACAGACATGATAAAAATGCCTCCTTTATTGGGGAAAGAAGTGATACAAAGGATGTTAGTGGTGGCTGGTATGATGCCTCTGGGGATTACAGTAAATATTTAACACACCTAAGTTACGCAAACTTTATGAATCCTCAACAAATCCCAGCATCTGTTTGGCATATGTTAAAACTATCTGAAAATGCCAGAGAGAGTGGTTCAAACACTTTTAAATTCAATGCAAAAATTGTTGAAGAGGCTCTATTTGGTGCTGATTTTCTAGTTAGAATGTTTGATGAGAAGGGATTTTTCTACCAAGTAGTATTTGATAAATGGTCAAAGGACCCTAATCAGAGGGATATATGTTGTTATGAGACCCAAGCAGGGAATAAGTATGATAACTACCAAGCAGGATATAGACAGGGTGGTGGCGTAGCTATTGCTGCACTTGCAAAGGCAGCTGCCTTTGATGATAGTTATAGTGAATTTGATTCTGAGATATATTTAGATATTGCAGAGAGGGCTTTTGACCACTTAGAGTCAAATAACTTAAAATACTTAGATGATGGTAAAGAAAATATAATTGACGACTACTGTGCCCTACTTGCTGCAACAGAGCTATATAAAGCATCAAAAAAAGAAAAATTTAAAATAGCAGCTGATAAGAGAGCTAGATCACTAATGAGCAGACAGATGTCTGACAGTGTTGCTAATAACTGGTTTAGAGCTGATGATGGAAACCGACCCTTCTTCCACGGGGCTGAAGCTGGATTTCCTATAATAACTCTTATTGAGTATTTAGATATTACAGACCAAAAAGAGGTAGTTCTTGATGTAATTAAAAAATCATTAGAGTATGAATTAAATATAACCAAGGAAGTAAAGAACCCATTTGGATACGCTAGACAGTATACTAGAAATACTGAAGGTGTTCAAAAGAGTGCTTTTTTCCTACCCCATAAAAACGAGACAGGTTACTGGTGGCAGGGAGAGAATGCTAGGTTAGCATCATTAGCTGCCGCAGCGTATTTAGGTTCAAAACTATTTAATAAGGATACTGAGTTCTCTAATAGTTTAATAGAGTACGGTAATAACCAGATCCACTGGATTTTAGGATTAAACCCTTATGATATGTGTATGTTATATGGTAGAGGAAGAAATACTCCAGATTATCACGAATCATGGCCCAGTTATCCAGGGGGGATTTGTAACGGTATTACAAGTGGTTATTTAGATGAGGATGATATTGACTTTAGCCCAGAATCCGCAAATACTATGGATAATACATGGAGGTGGGGCGAGCAATGGATACCACACGCTAGTTGGTTTTTATATGCATCCTCGATTATAAAGTGATAAAAAAATACTATTTAGATAACAGAAAATATAACTTTGAAACAAGTATAAAAAAGATTGTTAAAATTGATGATAATTTATACGACATCGAACTAAAAGAGACATATTTCTACCCAGAGGGTGGAGGTCAACCTGCTGATAGGGGAACAATTGATTCCCTTGAAGTAGTTGATGTTCAAAAAAAGAGTGGTGGTGTAGTCCACCGTGTTAAGGGGGAGCCTAAAGGCCCTCTTGTTAACTGTATTATTGATAAAAATCATAGAGATCACTATATGGTACAGCATACAGGACAGCACTTAATCTCTGCAGTTTTAAAACATGAGTTAGATATAGATACACTATCTGTTCACTTAGGGAATTTATATACAACCATAGAGATAAATAGGTCTGATATTCTAGATAGTGAGATAGCAGTTTTAGAAGACAAAATTTATGATCTAATATCTCAAGGAAACAGAGTTATATACCATGAAACTGATGACGAGGGATTAAAGAACTTCAACATTAGAAGAGAATCAAAATATAAGGGTTATATTAGAATTGTAGAGATAGAGAACTTTGACTTTGTACCATGTGGAGGAGTCCACCTCTCCAATATACATGAAATTGGTTTAATAAAGATTGTTGGATATGATAAAATACGGAGTCATATTAGACTTAATGCTCTAATTGGTAAAAATGCATATATAGATTACAGGACAAAAGACAGAGTAACTAACATTCTTAATAAGGAGTTATCAACCCAAACAGAGGATATTCCTAACAGTATCAGCCAGCTTAAAAAAAATATTGATACATTAAAGCTAGATAAAAAAAATATAAGTGAACTCTATATAAAAAAACTAGAGACAGAGATTAAAAGCAGTAGAGAAACAGTATTTATATATAACAATATTCCAAAAGAGATAGTTCAAAAATTAGGTGTAAAACTGACAAATACCCTAACAAGACCTACCCTTCTAATAAATAAGCATGAAGGATTAAACTGGATTTTAATTGATTCTAAAAGTGAAGAAGTAAACTACTCTAATTTTAAAGAGAACTTAATGCCTCTAATAAATGGAAAAGGTGGAGGTAAAAAGAGTATATGGCAGGGTACAGGCGATCTAGATGGTATTGATACTTTTATAGATAAGTTCAAACTTTTGGCTTAAGAAGAACAAACTTAGTATCCCCATCTATGTTATAACTGATATCTTCGATATCAACCTTCTCTCCAACAATAATATTAACATCTCCATTTAACCATGAATCTTTTATTTGCTCCCAATTCTTATATATTTTAATCTGAGCATTGGGAAACACACTCTTTAATAGATCAGTTTTATCATGATTTATTAGTGCTATTTCCTCCTCTACACCTCTAAAGTAGCTTCTTAAATTTACTCCAACTGGAGTATTTTGTAAAAGAACCCCTAACTCTCTCTCTATAAAATCAACACTATTAGGTTTTGATATTATAGAACTACAAACCATATTTAAAACTGTTGTAATTAAGGAAACAATTGGAAACAATATAACTGATATAGAGATAATACTACTTGCAACAGTAGATAATGGTATTCCAAAGGGTTTTAATAGGGAATATAACATGGATATAATTAATAGATATCCAAAGTTTATTGATAAAAAACCAGCTAATATAGAAAAAAGTAGAATAAAACTCAAATTCCCTATGGATAACTCTATGTTGTAGATCTGCAGTATAAAGATTGTTGTTAAACTATAAAAAAAGCTGCTACCAAAATTTCCAAAGGTAAAGCCTAGAGGTAGAAATAAATTTGTACTCTCCTTATCAAACTTTAGCTTTTTGCTCATTACAGTGATTACAAAGGGTAGTTTTACAAGGGGAGAGGGTGTTGCTAAACTTAATAAAAGAGATTTAGTTGTGTAAATAAAGACATTAATAAATTTTTGATGGCTTTGACCCCAAATAATTATAAGCCCCAACAAACTTATAATAAGTCCTATAATATAAAAAATAAGAATATAGTTACTTGAGAGTTTTATAACATCTAATTGCAGATCTGAAAAGCTAGATGCTATTAAACAGAAAACTCCCAATGGTGTAAAAAAGCTAATCCAGTTTATTACAATTAGTAAGCCAGAGGATATTCCATCTATAAAGTTAAATACAGTCTCACTTTTTTTAAAATTTATAGCCCCAACAGAAGCACCTAAGAGTAGAGAAAAAATCGATATAACAAATAGATTACTCTTTAATATTGATAAAAAAATATTACTCGAGATAAGACTTTCTGCCTGCTTTTTTAGTGATAGTGGCTCAAAACTCGTAACCCTACTAGAACTAAAAAAACTATTAGAAATACCTAAACCAGGTTTTCCAACTACCCCAGTTATTATACCTAAAACTGAACTTATAATTGTAAATAGCATAATAAATAATAGTATCTTAAAAATGTGAGACTTAAATTTAGGAAATCTAGCAAGGGATGCTGAACTTGAAATTACTGATGTAATAAATAAGGGTAGTGAAAATAGAGTAATTATTTTGATAAAAAGCTCACCATAAACAAATAATTTACTAGAAAACAGAGGATAATTTACACCAAAAAATAGACCTGCAACTAAGCTAACTAGTATTGTTATAGGGTTATAGAACACTCTTGTTATATTTCCGTCCATTCTCATATATAATCTCCTTTTAATTACTATAATTATAGTGCTCATTATGGCTCATTTCACTATTTTTTTTATTTGCTCCCTTTAGACAACTCCATTGACTTATACCCTTAAGAATATTATGTTTTTATAATGGAAAATGTATTAAATGCTATCATAAATAACGGCCTAGAACGGGAACTTATCTGTGGAGTTTGGGGCCTTGAAAAAGAGAATATAAGAGTTGATAGCAATGGAAAATTAGCACTAACACAACACCCATTAGGGTTGGGAAATAAGATAGAACATCCATATATAACAACAGATTTTTCTGAGAGCCAGGTTGAAGTTATAACTCCTCCCTGTAAATCTATGGATGAAGCCTATTTTATGCTTGAAAATTTACACGATATTGTAACTGAAAACCTAGAAAAAGATGAGTACCTTTGGCCTAGTAGTATGCCACCTATAATACCTAAAGATGAGGATATTCCTATTGCAAACTACGGTAATTCTAGTGAAGCAAAAGATAAAATGGAGTATAGGAACTATATAGCTAAAAAATATGGCAAACATAAACAGCTAATAAGTGGAATCCACTACAACTTCTCTTTTAACGAAGATTTTCTTAAGAAACTTCATGTTTTAAGTAGTGTTAATGAGTCTTTTTATGATTTTAAAAATGGAATATACCTTACAGCAGCACGTAATTTATTAAAACATCAATGGCTTTTAACATATCTTTTAGGGGCAAATGTAGCAACTCACTCATCATATAAACACTGTTGTAATAAGGATAGAGAAAATATTAAGGAAGAGGTTCTATTTAAAGGTGCGTGTTCATACAGAAATAGTCTCTGTGGTTATAGAAACAAAGAGGATTTTAGGGTCTCCTTTGATACTTTAGAAGAGAATATTAGAGACTTAAAAAACCTAATATCCCAGGGGCACCTACGGGGAGTTAAAGAGTATTATAGCCCTGTAAGGTTAAAGAACAGTAAGGATACTGATACTTTTGAAGCTCTAGAAAGGGATGGGATTGAGTATATAGAGTTAAGAATGATTGATTTAAACCCTCTATCTAAGGTGGGTATTTTTAGGGAAGATCTATCCCTTGTTCACCTCTTTATACTTTCTAGTCTGCTCTACCCATGTAGTAGTTATAACCATAAAGAACAGAAAAAAGCGATGGAAAATCAGAATGAAGTTAGTTTTAATGGTCATAATCTGTCTAAAGAGTTAAGGGATGAGGGGTTATTCTTTTTTGATAGAATGGAGAAAGTCTTAGATAAACTCTCTATCGATTGTGGTTACTATAATGATATTATTAGGGCTGCGAAGAGAAAACTATCCCATAAAGAGGAGTTATACTCTTATAAGGTTTATAATCTTGTTTTAAATGAAGGTTATATAAATCACCATCTCTCAATCTCTAAAGAGAATAAAAAGATAAGTCTAAATGAGAGTTACTCTTTAAAGGGGTACGAAGACCTTGAACTATCAACTCAGATACTACTAAAAGAGGCGCTATTAAAGGGGCTTAGGGTTGAAGTATTAGATAAGAGAGAGAATTTTATATCAATTAGCAATAAAAGAAAGATAGAGTATATTAAGCAAGCTACTAAAACATCACTAGACAGTTACTCTACTGCCTTAATAATGGAAAATAAAGCGATTACTAAAAAAGTACTACTTAAAAGTGGTATATCTGTTCCAAACGGTGGTATATATACAGGTATAGATAGAGCATTAATGGATTTTAATAAGTATTTAAAGAGTAAAATTGTAATTAAACCAAACAATACAAACTTCGGAATAGGTATAACCATATTAGAAGCAAACTTCTCAATAGAGCAGTACCAAGAGGGTCTAGAGTTGGCCTTTAATAATGATGATACAATTCTAATTGAAGAGTTTTTTAAAGGAAATGAGTATAGGTTCACAATAATCGATGGAAAAGTTGCAGGAATACTTCAAAGGGTCCCAGCCAATGTAGTTGGAGATGGGAAGTCAAATATTTTAGAACTTATAGAGATTAAAAATAGAAACCCACTTAGAGGAAGAGGATATAAAAAACCCCTAGAGCAGTTAAAAGTTGGAAGTGAAGAGTTATTCTATTTAAAGAGTAAAAATTTAACCCCTAATTACATACCCCAAAAGGATGAAATAGTTTTTTTAAGGGAGAATTCCAACATTAGTACAGGTGGTGATAGTCTAGATTTTACAGATTTAATTGATACTAGTTACAAGGATGAAGCAGAGAGGGCGGCCAAGGCGGTTGGAGCAAATATAACAGGTGTAGATATGATGATTGAAAATATACAAAACAGAAGATCAGATACAAATGCAACTATAATTGAACTAAACTTTAACCCTGCAATCCATATACACTGTTACCCTTTTAAAGGAAAAAATAGACGGTTAGGACTGCAGGTATTAAATGCCCTTGGCTTCTAAACTATATTAAGCTCTTAAAATATTTATAAAACGTATCATTATTTGTTACCTCTGGGTGAAAAGAGGTAACAAATATATTTTTAGACCTTACTGCGATAGGTTCTCCATTATAAATTGATAAAACTTCAATACTACTTCCTAGTTCTACAATTTTAGGCGCTCTAATAAACCTTACTTTAGACTTATTATTAAAAAAATCTATTTCAGTTTCAAAACTATCAACCTGGGAGCCATAACCATTTCTATCCACAACAATATCAATTAAACCTAGGGGAGAAAAACTATTACAGAGTATCTTTTTTGAGAGAAGAATTAACCCTGCACAAGTTCCCCATATTTTTAGACCACGGTTAGAGGCTTCTACTAATGCTCTATCTAACCCTTTAATTTTAAGAAGTCTAATTAAAGTTGTACTCTCTCCACCAGGAATTATTAATGCATCAATTTTATTTAAATCCGATGGATGTTTTACCAAAATAGTTTTATCACAATTTGATAAAACTATATTACAGTGCTCTTCTACTGAACCCTGAAGAGCTAAGACACCTATAACCAACTACCAGCCCCTTACTGAGAACTCAGTTTCTACCTGGGATGCAACGACAGACTCCATACACTCCCCAAGCCCTTGGGAAACTTTAGCCAATAAATGGATATCATCATAGTATGCCACAGCCTCTACAATAGCCTTAGCCCTCTTAGCCGGATTAGAAGATTTGAAAATTCCTGATCCAACAAAAACTCCATCGCACCCTAACTGCATCATTAGAGCAGCATCTGCAGGTGTAGCAATTCCTCCTGCTGCAAAATTTATTACAGGTAAACCACCTAATGCTTTTACCTCTTTTACCAGTTCGAAAGGAGCTTTTAGATCTCTAGCTATTGTCATTAACTCCTCATCTGAAGCTAATTGAACTCTTTTAATATTTTTTGTCATCTCTCTCATATGTCTTACAGCTTCAACAACATCCCCTGTTCCCGCTTCACCCTTTGTTCTAATCATAGAAGCCCCTTCTCCTATTCGTCTTAAAGCTTCTCCTAGATCCCTAGCCCCACAAACAAATGGAACCTTATATTTTGTTTTATCAATGTGATAATCCTCATCTGCATAGGTTAAAACTTCACTCTCATCTATAAAATCAACTTCTAAAGCCTCTAAAATTTGTGCTTCAACAAAGTGTCCAATCCTAACTTTAGCCATTACTGGAATAGATACTGCATCTTGTATCTCTTTAATCATTTTAGGGTCAGACATTCTAGAGACTCCCCCATCCTTTCTTATATCAGATGGAACTCTCTCTAGTGCCATAACAGCTACAGCCCCTGCTGCTTCTGCAATTCTAGCTTGTTCAGGATTAATTACATCCATAATAACTCCACCTTTAAGCATTTTAGCTAGGTCTCTATTTATCTCAACTCTACTCTTCATATATACTCCTACAAAACCTTAATTGTACCCATACAATACTATAAATAAATCTATAATTACGGTACAATTAAACTCTTTATTTGCTTAAATCTACAATCTACCTTAAAATGTGTCAATACAATTAAGTAAAAGTAGATCATATTGTAAATAATTCCATATCAAAGTATTATTGTATCGAAACAATCAGAGGGACTTATGGATTTAAAAGATATAAAGCTAGAAAAAAATGGAGAACACCTTTATATTCAACTTTTTAATGAGTTAAAAAAACTTATTACTAACCAGACTATTAAAGATAAAACAAAACTACCTCCTATAAGAGATTTTGCAACCAGCTTAAACGTAAATAGCGTAACAATTATTAATGCGTATAAGTTATTAGAAAAAGATGGTCTTATATATAAAAAAGTGGGTAGT
Above is a genomic segment from Thiospirochaeta perfilievii containing:
- a CDS encoding glycoside hydrolase family 9 protein encodes the protein MKIYISHPGYTVSTSKKAVLKTTKEFATKSFNIIDRETNQVAYTGSIQRVGYVEKWKDWYFFTLDFSNFKTLGRYYIDIDGSTSEVFNIVETIFDSNLHNEILCYFRSHRSVGKWDRHDKNASFIGERSDTKDVSGGWYDASGDYSKYLTHLSYANFMNPQQIPASVWHMLKLSENARESGSNTFKFNAKIVEEALFGADFLVRMFDEKGFFYQVVFDKWSKDPNQRDICCYETQAGNKYDNYQAGYRQGGGVAIAALAKAAAFDDSYSEFDSEIYLDIAERAFDHLESNNLKYLDDGKENIIDDYCALLAATELYKASKKEKFKIAADKRARSLMSRQMSDSVANNWFRADDGNRPFFHGAEAGFPIITLIEYLDITDQKEVVLDVIKKSLEYELNITKEVKNPFGYARQYTRNTEGVQKSAFFLPHKNETGYWWQGENARLASLAAAAYLGSKLFNKDTEFSNSLIEYGNNQIHWILGLNPYDMCMLYGRGRNTPDYHESWPSYPGGICNGITSGYLDEDDIDFSPESANTMDNTWRWGEQWIPHASWFLYASSIIK
- a CDS encoding alanyl-tRNA editing protein, with amino-acid sequence MIKKYYLDNRKYNFETSIKKIVKIDDNLYDIELKETYFYPEGGGQPADRGTIDSLEVVDVQKKSGGVVHRVKGEPKGPLVNCIIDKNHRDHYMVQHTGQHLISAVLKHELDIDTLSVHLGNLYTTIEINRSDILDSEIAVLEDKIYDLISQGNRVIYHETDDEGLKNFNIRRESKYKGYIRIVEIENFDFVPCGGVHLSNIHEIGLIKIVGYDKIRSHIRLNALIGKNAYIDYRTKDRVTNILNKELSTQTEDIPNSISQLKKNIDTLKLDKKNISELYIKKLETEIKSSRETVFIYNNIPKEIVQKLGVKLTNTLTRPTLLINKHEGLNWILIDSKSEEVNYSNFKENLMPLINGKGGGKKSIWQGTGDLDGIDTFIDKFKLLA
- a CDS encoding dicarboxylate/amino acid:cation symporter — encoded protein: MRMDGNITRVFYNPITILVSLVAGLFFGVNYPLFSSKLFVYGELFIKIITLFSLPLFITSVISSSASLARFPKFKSHIFKILLFIMLFTIISSVLGIITGVVGKPGLGISNSFFSSSRVTSFEPLSLKKQAESLISSNIFLSILKSNLFVISIFSLLLGASVGAINFKKSETVFNFIDGISSGLLIVINWISFFTPLGVFCLIASSFSDLQLDVIKLSSNYILIFYIIGLIISLLGLIIIWGQSHQKFINVFIYTTKSLLLSLATPSPLVKLPFVITVMSKKLKFDKESTNLFLPLGFTFGNFGSSFFYSLTTIFILQIYNIELSIGNLSFILLFSILAGFLSINFGYLLIISMLYSLLKPFGIPLSTVASSIISISVILFPIVSLITTVLNMVCSSIISKPNSVDFIERELGVLLQNTPVGVNLRSYFRGVEEEIALINHDKTDLLKSVFPNAQIKIYKNWEQIKDSWLNGDVNIIVGEKVDIEDISYNIDGDTKFVLLKPKV
- the gshAB gene encoding bifunctional glutamate--cysteine ligase GshA/glutathione synthetase GshB, which encodes MENVLNAIINNGLERELICGVWGLEKENIRVDSNGKLALTQHPLGLGNKIEHPYITTDFSESQVEVITPPCKSMDEAYFMLENLHDIVTENLEKDEYLWPSSMPPIIPKDEDIPIANYGNSSEAKDKMEYRNYIAKKYGKHKQLISGIHYNFSFNEDFLKKLHVLSSVNESFYDFKNGIYLTAARNLLKHQWLLTYLLGANVATHSSYKHCCNKDRENIKEEVLFKGACSYRNSLCGYRNKEDFRVSFDTLEENIRDLKNLISQGHLRGVKEYYSPVRLKNSKDTDTFEALERDGIEYIELRMIDLNPLSKVGIFREDLSLVHLFILSSLLYPCSSYNHKEQKKAMENQNEVSFNGHNLSKELRDEGLFFFDRMEKVLDKLSIDCGYYNDIIRAAKRKLSHKEELYSYKVYNLVLNEGYINHHLSISKENKKISLNESYSLKGYEDLELSTQILLKEALLKGLRVEVLDKRENFISISNKRKIEYIKQATKTSLDSYSTALIMENKAITKKVLLKSGISVPNGGIYTGIDRALMDFNKYLKSKIVIKPNNTNFGIGITILEANFSIEQYQEGLELAFNNDDTILIEEFFKGNEYRFTIIDGKVAGILQRVPANVVGDGKSNILELIEIKNRNPLRGRGYKKPLEQLKVGSEELFYLKSKNLTPNYIPQKDEIVFLRENSNISTGGDSLDFTDLIDTSYKDEAERAAKAVGANITGVDMMIENIQNRRSDTNATIIELNFNPAIHIHCYPFKGKNRRLGLQVLNALGF
- the pdxT gene encoding pyridoxal 5'-phosphate synthase glutaminase subunit PdxT, whose amino-acid sequence is MVIGVLALQGSVEEHCNIVLSNCDKTILVKHPSDLNKIDALIIPGGESTTLIRLLKIKGLDRALVEASNRGLKIWGTCAGLILLSKKILCNSFSPLGLIDIVVDRNGYGSQVDSFETEIDFFNNKSKVRFIRAPKIVELGSSIEVLSIYNGEPIAVRSKNIFVTSFHPEVTNNDTFYKYFKSLI
- the pdxS gene encoding pyridoxal 5'-phosphate synthase lyase subunit PdxS, with the translated sequence MKSRVEINRDLAKMLKGGVIMDVINPEQARIAEAAGAVAVMALERVPSDIRKDGGVSRMSDPKMIKEIQDAVSIPVMAKVRIGHFVEAQILEALEVDFIDESEVLTYADEDYHIDKTKYKVPFVCGARDLGEALRRIGEGASMIRTKGEAGTGDVVEAVRHMREMTKNIKRVQLASDEELMTIARDLKAPFELVKEVKALGGLPVINFAAGGIATPADAALMMQLGCDGVFVGSGIFKSSNPAKRAKAIVEAVAYYDDIHLLAKVSQGLGECMESVVASQVETEFSVRGW